Within Trichoderma atroviride chromosome 2, complete sequence, the genomic segment GAACGGTTGAGTTTGTCTTGTTCAACGCAGCCATAGTCGCAGAATCTAGCCATCTGGAAGTTAGCGACAATGAGCTGCTGCGTGACTTCAAGATCTCTACCATAGCACTAAACAATCTCTCCAAGTGGGCTTTCCCGCAGCTTATGGCTTTAGCATCTTCTGATGCTAGTGCCAAGCCTACGGTCATCGTTACCAGCTCCCATCTCCCCGAGGCCCCAGAGGCCAACCTCGTCTCTTTATCCATGTCCAAGGCAGCTCAGAAAAACTTTACTCGATCTCTCCGAAAGGTGTATGAACCAAAAGGCGTTCACGTCGCTATCCTGACCGTTGCTGGATATGTAACGGAGACAAACAAGTACCTGAATCCCAGAAACATTGCCGAGCAAGCTTGGAACCTGTACAGCCAGCCTAAAGAAAATTGGACGGAAGATATCAGGATTGAAGAGCCATGAGAATAGGATAACTAGGACCCGattgtatatataaaagttaaaagaGAACGCAGTTAGTTGCCTGAAATTACATCGAAGCCACACCCCTGGTGAGACTAAAGAATGCCTACGTAGAACTAGCAACTGCAGTGCTATTGAATCGTGCTACTGCTAATTTACCTCTCGATCTACATCTACAAAGTACTTTATTCAGCCACA encodes:
- a CDS encoding uncharacterized protein (EggNog:ENOG41) codes for the protein MSARSDNAVVIVGSGPGIGSNTAAVFAANKFNKVALVARNPTQLEKDAAFVTSASSGNVTVKTYSTDVLDPAKFTTTLAQISNDLGTVEFVLFNAAIVAESSHLEVSDNELLRDFKISTIALNNLSKWAFPQLMALASSDASAKPTVIVTSSHLPEAPEANLVSLSMSKAAQKNFTRSLRKVYEPKGVHVAILTVAGYVTETNKYLNPRNIAEQAWNLYSQPKENWTEDIRIEEP